ACGGGGATTTTGGCCTGCTCACCATACGGCTGAACTGGATTCCGCCGTTGCTGGCGGTGGGGGTCTGCGCATTGCAGGAGGATTTCTGGAAACATGCCATTTCCGGCACGGGCGAGATGTTCAACCTGCTGTTGTTCGCTTATGTGATCCGCTGTCTGCTGGAGTATCGGGTGAGTGAGCGGGATTCTTGGCTCATCCGCATGGCTTTTGTGTATGGCCTGGCCACCACGAACAACTGGGCCATGATCGGCTTTTTCCCGCTGGCGGTCATTGCGGTGGTGGCGTTGAAACGGATGGACCTGTTTTACAGCGGCCTGTTTCTCAAGTTGTTAGGGGCGGGGGTGGCTGGGCTGTTGTTGTATCTGTTATTTCCGTTTTTATCGCTGAAGTATGACCATGAAAATGTGAGTTTCTGGCTTGTCCTCAAGGCCAACCTGCTGGTGCAGAAACAGGGCTTGTTTTTCTATGGCTATCGGATGCCATTCCTCATTCTGGCGGTGTCCTGCGCCTTGTTGCCGCTGGTGTTGGTGAGCATCCGGTGGCCGGCGTCCTTTGGGGACGTCAATCCTGTGAGCCAGATGCTGGTGCAATTCCTTTTCCGCGTGGTGCATGTGGGCTTCTTTGTTGTGGGACTGGTGATGCTGTGGCGGCCGCCGTTTTTGGAGACGCAAATTCAGGCCGCGGGCTTGTCTTTTCTTTCCCTGCACTACCTGGGCGCTTTATGTCTGGGATACTTTGCCGGGTATCTGCTGCTGGTGTTTGGGGTGGCGCCGGCCAAGGCCTGGCGGGCGCCCGGCCCCCTGATGAAAGGGGTCAATTACGTGGTGGCGGGGGCGGTGTGTTTGTGCGTGGTGGCGGCGCCGGTGGCGTTGGTGCTCAAGAACTGGCCGCGAATTCAGGCGCTTAATTCACCGTGGCTGGCGCGGTTTGCCGAGCGGCTGCTACAGAGCATTCCCGAGGAGCAGGCGGTGTTGTTGAGTGATCATCCGGCCCATATATGGCTGGTGGCGGCATGGCAGACGCGGCAGCAGCAGCCGCTCAAACATGTGGTCTTGCACAGCCAGTCCCTGACTTCGCGGCTGTATCATGAAGCCCTGGTCCAACGGTATCCTGATTTCTGGCCGCCCCTGCCGAAGCTAAAGGATGGACGGCCCATGCCGGAGCCGCTGCCGCCGCTGTTTATTCTGCAGCGGCTGTCTGAGGCGCAAAGCAAGCGGCCGCTTTATTACCTGCATCCCAGTTTTGGTTACTACTTTGAGTTGTTCCACGCCTACCCGAGCGGGCTGGCGCTGGCCCTGAAACGGGCCGGAGCGCGGGATTACCAGTTTCCGCAGATTACCAACGCCGATTTGAACTGGAATGCGCTGTTCTGGACGCGCGTGGCGCCGGATTTGCAGCAGTTGGCGGTGCAGGCGAAAGTGCCGGTGAACGATGTGGGGTTTGTGGCGCGGTCGTTCGGGCAGGATTTGAATCAATGGGGTGTGGCCTTGCAACGGCAGGGAAGGCTGCCCGAGGCGGCAGCGGCCTTTCAACAGGTGTTGACCCTGAACAGCAATCATTTGGGGGCCCAAATCAACCTGGCGTTCAACCAACAACTGCGGGGGGTGCCGGTGGATTCCAACATGGTGGCCAGGGCGGGGCGGTTGCTGGGGCAGTTTAACAATTACGAGGTGGTGTTGAGTTTGTTCCATCCGTTTGATGATCCGGGTTACGCGGCGGTGCTGGGGCGGTTGTTCAGTCAAAATGGTCTCAACCGGCAGGCCTTACAATTTTTCTACCGGGCCTGGCCTTACCGTACCAATGATTTGGAGCTGGAATATTGGATTGCCCAGACACATTTGCAGGCGGGGCATTATGACGAGGTTCTGGCCATGGCGGAACAGGCACGTCGGCGCGGCGGGCCGGGCTGGGACAACCTGACCAACCGCATGGAGTGGGTGCGCCTGCAGGCGCTGGCCTATTATGGCCAGACCAATGCGGCCGCAGCGGAGC
The nucleotide sequence above comes from Verrucomicrobiia bacterium. Encoded proteins:
- a CDS encoding tetratricopeptide repeat protein, giving the protein MTTDTEQWAPLPGAFARRVLPWLALAGGLALYLVTLNPWVTLESLPQWARVAGWVWQPPVTEPLTYVVYYPLRWLPPHWQPLALNLVAAVCAGLTLALLARSVALLPQDRTKDQRVREDGDFGLLTIRLNWIPPLLAVGVCALQEDFWKHAISGTGEMFNLLLFAYVIRCLLEYRVSERDSWLIRMAFVYGLATTNNWAMIGFFPLAVIAVVALKRMDLFYSGLFLKLLGAGVAGLLLYLLFPFLSLKYDHENVSFWLVLKANLLVQKQGLFFYGYRMPFLILAVSCALLPLVLVSIRWPASFGDVNPVSQMLVQFLFRVVHVGFFVVGLVMLWRPPFLETQIQAAGLSFLSLHYLGALCLGYFAGYLLLVFGVAPAKAWRAPGPLMKGVNYVVAGAVCLCVVAAPVALVLKNWPRIQALNSPWLARFAERLLQSIPEEQAVLLSDHPAHIWLVAAWQTRQQQPLKHVVLHSQSLTSRLYHEALVQRYPDFWPPLPKLKDGRPMPEPLPPLFILQRLSEAQSKRPLYYLHPSFGYYFELFHAYPSGLALALKRAGARDYQFPQITNADLNWNALFWTRVAPDLQQLAVQAKVPVNDVGFVARSFGQDLNQWGVALQRQGRLPEAAAAFQQVLTLNSNHLGAQINLAFNQQLRGVPVDSNMVARAGRLLGQFNNYEVVLSLFHPFDDPGYAAVLGRLFSQNGLNRQALQFFYRAWPYRTNDLELEYWIAQTHLQAGHYDEVLAMAEQARRRGGPGWDNLTNRMEWVRLQALAYYGQTNAAAAEQVLQGALTAAPNQPLPLAVATHVYLARGLVTNALVLLERHLRLEPDNPMVLLNQGVVLMQMQRYTEALAPLTKVLEKDPKQTSARLNRAIAQLQSNQLEGARRDYEVLRQSHPHYFAVYYGLGEIAWRQGQKKAAIEHYENYLKHAPKGIQERQMIEERLRQLKGK